The region gaatccaggagctgctgaagaGCTGTCTACTACCTGCTGGAGATAAAGATATACTGAGGCAGGCACATACACACTGAAACGCAAATCTGCTTCAAGTCCAATTAATAAATCATATTCTTTGAGCTTTGattggtcctcccctactttTGTCTTGATTTGCAACTGTATactgacagaaaaaaaatgtgcaagtCATTGCTTACCTTGTCCTGAGAGCTATCCAAGCAGCATCAATGTCAGCATACAGATTTTTCTCTGTTGGTTTCCCAGAGCTTGTTCCATATCCAGAGTAATCATAGGAGAATATGTTACAATTAATTCGAGAACCAAGTCCTATGTAAAAGCTGCTCATCTGACCCAAGTCAACAGCATTTCCATGTGAGAAGAGCAATGTATACTTGGCATTAGGGGAGCAGCGTACAAACATGCAAGCAATCCTGTTCCCTCTGCTGGTTCTAGTCATGAAACATTCAATAGCATCTTTTTCTCGAGAAGAGTACTGCCAGTCTGCTCGTTCTGAAAGATGAAGTGTCCAGCGACTGCCGCTCTCATCACACATCAGTGTATATGTAGGGTCAGGAGGTAAAAAAGCCAGTTTAGACGCAATCTTCCCTGGGCACGGTGGACAACAGAAGAGGCAGCACAATTCACTAAAGGAAAGATTATTCATCTtctttgctggaaaaggatgagacaaaaacaaacaaaacacactaATTACTAAGACAACAAATTATTGTGAAAAGGGAGTAATCTACTGaatgtttcatttgtttttttagaCTGCATTCACAGACTTAATAAGGTgactcaaagtggtgtacaaaatttaacataaaaccaAACAAAGCGAACAAGCCAAAAAGTCACCTATTGAAAAATATATCACACACAGAATACTAAGCCTCCCCCCACCCTggttactaagccacactagcggctgtcTCACAGTAATACTGACAAagtccatttaaagtgaatgggctgtgtcggcattagtgcatagCAGCCACtatagtggcttagtaaacggagtTAAGTAAACGGGTAAAGGAAGGCGGCTTTGTATTTCTcatgctttttcagtagtag is a window of Microcaecilia unicolor chromosome 2, aMicUni1.1, whole genome shotgun sequence DNA encoding:
- the ABHD17B gene encoding alpha/beta hydrolase domain-containing protein 17B isoform X2 produces the protein MNNLSFSELCCLFCCPPCPGKIASKLAFLPPDPTYTLMCDESGSRWTLHLSERADWQYSSREKDAIECFMTRTSRGNRIACMFVRCSPNAKYTLLFSHGNAVDLGQMSSFYIGLGSRINCNIFSYDYSGYGTSSGKPTEKNLYADIDAAWIALRTRYGIRPENVIIYGQSIGTVPSVDLAARYESAAVILHSPLTSGMRVAFPDTKKTYCFDAFPNIDKISKITSPVLIIHGTEDEVIDFSHGLALFERCQRPVEPLWVEGAGHNDVELYGQYLERLKQFVSQELVNL